The following proteins are encoded in a genomic region of Deltaproteobacteria bacterium:
- the mvk gene encoding mevalonate kinase, translated as MTVAFGKVILLGEHAVVYGHPAVAGALGFGVVATARRTGAGPSRLSVPAWDAAATAGDGTAVGAALAAIVGAVTGAPSDAAFAVDARADLPPAAGLGSSAALAVATTRAVAAAAGVSLAAGDVDRIANLAERAFHANPSGVDVALAARGGLGVFRRGAGFAPLAAPPLRAAVGLSGQPRSTGAMVERVAAARAADPAQAARVDRLGALAAAGATALAAGDLAQVGALMDEAHALLAALGVSTPALDRLVAIARDAGAAGAKLTGAGGGGAVVALAPGREEDVVAAWRAAGFDGFACDVGATRPSPEGGR; from the coding sequence ATGACCGTCGCGTTCGGCAAGGTCATCCTGCTCGGCGAGCACGCCGTCGTCTACGGCCACCCGGCGGTCGCCGGCGCGCTCGGTTTCGGTGTCGTTGCAACCGCCCGCCGGACCGGCGCCGGTCCGAGCCGGCTGTCGGTGCCGGCGTGGGACGCCGCGGCGACCGCCGGCGACGGCACCGCGGTGGGCGCGGCGCTCGCGGCGATCGTCGGCGCCGTGACGGGCGCCCCGAGCGACGCTGCGTTCGCCGTCGACGCCCGCGCCGATCTACCGCCGGCCGCGGGGCTCGGCTCGTCGGCCGCGCTCGCGGTGGCGACCACCCGCGCGGTCGCCGCCGCGGCCGGCGTGTCGCTGGCCGCCGGCGACGTCGACCGCATCGCCAACCTCGCCGAGCGCGCGTTTCACGCCAACCCGAGCGGGGTCGACGTCGCGCTCGCCGCGCGCGGCGGCCTGGGCGTGTTCCGGCGCGGCGCGGGGTTCGCGCCGCTCGCCGCGCCGCCGCTGCGCGCGGCGGTCGGCCTGTCGGGGCAGCCGCGGTCCACCGGCGCGATGGTCGAGCGCGTCGCCGCCGCGCGCGCCGCCGACCCGGCGCAGGCCGCGCGCGTCGACCGCCTCGGCGCGCTCGCCGCCGCCGGCGCGACCGCGCTGGCCGCCGGCGACCTGGCGCAGGTCGGCGCGCTGATGGATGAGGCCCACGCGCTGTTGGCCGCGCTCGGAGTGTCGACGCCGGCGCTGGACCGGCTCGTGGCGATCGCCCGCGACGCCGGTGCCGCGGGCGCCAAGCTCACCGGCGCGGGCGGCGGCGGCGCGGTCGTCGCGCTCGCGCCCGGGCGCGAGGAAGACGTCGTCGCCGCGTGGCGCGCGGCCGGCTTCGACGGCTTCGCCTGCGACGTGGGCGCGACGCGGCCGTCGCCGGAGGGCGGCCGATGA
- a CDS encoding TRAP transporter large permease gives MLTLLLIGLIALLALGAPIFTVMIGGTLLGAASLPRSLFDEFGGPITEVFRLGQGEQAQILSTIPLFIFAGYLMAEAKTADRMVRAAQAFLGWLPGGLAVVTVFACAVFTVFTGASGVTIVALGGLVMPALIKQGYPQRFSLGLVAGTGSVGLLFPPALPLFIYGTVYGMAAQTASDTGQGEMKLIEFATDRFVFAGIVPGIVLCGVICIYAMAVAVVRKVPRQQFDLRELASALTIALPELALPVFILAAIGTGFLTIPEVASVSALYVFLIEAYLYRDIDARALFRIVRESMALVGAIFIIILCATGLTNYFVTAKVPDAIVEWISSTIHSKWAFLLALNVMLLFVGMLMDIFSAIVVVVPLITPIAMHYGIDPYHLGVVFLLNLELGYLTPPVGLNLFIASFKFNQPIVAVVRSTLPFLSMMIVALGLVTYVPALTVVPPPKRTGLVGPLVRLVEAERKKLDYVDQIDLGDGRVLKLDDCDDMDTDLDRLACKGLFDAYSKCADDACRTKAIADYKAESGGGDDDDLDWDDDDGDL, from the coding sequence ATGTTGACGCTGCTCCTCATCGGGCTGATCGCCCTGCTCGCGCTCGGCGCACCGATCTTCACCGTGATGATCGGCGGCACGCTGCTCGGCGCGGCCAGCTTGCCGCGCAGCCTGTTCGACGAGTTCGGCGGACCGATCACCGAAGTGTTCCGGCTCGGCCAGGGCGAACAGGCGCAGATCCTGTCGACCATTCCGCTGTTCATCTTTGCCGGCTACCTCATGGCCGAGGCCAAGACCGCCGACCGGATGGTCCGCGCCGCGCAGGCGTTCCTCGGCTGGCTGCCGGGCGGGCTCGCGGTCGTGACCGTGTTCGCGTGCGCCGTGTTCACGGTGTTCACCGGCGCGTCCGGCGTCACCATCGTCGCGCTCGGCGGCCTCGTCATGCCGGCCCTCATCAAGCAGGGCTACCCGCAGCGGTTCTCGCTCGGCCTGGTCGCCGGCACCGGCTCGGTCGGCCTGCTGTTCCCGCCGGCGCTGCCGCTGTTCATCTACGGCACGGTCTACGGCATGGCCGCCCAGACCGCGTCCGACACCGGCCAGGGCGAGATGAAACTCATCGAGTTCGCCACCGACCGGTTCGTGTTCGCCGGCATCGTGCCGGGCATCGTCCTGTGCGGCGTGATCTGCATCTACGCGATGGCGGTCGCGGTGGTCCGCAAGGTTCCGCGCCAGCAGTTCGACCTGCGGGAACTCGCGAGCGCGCTGACCATCGCTCTGCCGGAGCTGGCCCTGCCGGTGTTCATCCTCGCGGCGATCGGGACCGGTTTTCTCACCATCCCCGAGGTCGCGTCGGTGTCCGCGCTGTACGTGTTCCTGATCGAGGCCTACCTGTACCGCGACATCGACGCGCGCGCGCTGTTCCGCATCGTGCGCGAGTCGATGGCGCTCGTCGGCGCGATCTTCATCATCATCCTGTGCGCGACCGGCCTCACCAACTACTTCGTCACGGCGAAGGTTCCCGACGCAATCGTCGAGTGGATCTCGTCCACGATTCACTCGAAGTGGGCGTTCCTGCTGGCGCTCAACGTCATGTTGCTGTTCGTCGGCATGCTGATGGACATCTTCTCCGCGATCGTGGTGGTCGTCCCGCTCATCACGCCGATCGCAATGCACTACGGCATCGACCCGTACCACCTTGGCGTCGTGTTCCTGCTCAACCTCGAGTTGGGCTATCTCACGCCGCCGGTCGGGCTGAACCTGTTCATCGCGAGCTTCAAGTTCAACCAGCCGATCGTCGCGGTCGTGCGGTCGACGCTCCCGTTTTTGTCCATGATGATCGTCGCGCTCGGCCTGGTCACGTACGTGCCGGCGCTCACGGTCGTCCCGCCGCCGAAGCGCACGGGCCTGGTCGGACCGCTGGTCCGCCTGGTCGAGGCGGAGCGCAAGAAGCTCGACTACGTGGATCAGATCGACCTCGGCGACGGTCGGGTGCTGAAGCTCGACGACTGCGACGACATGGACACCGACCTCGACCGGCTCGCGTGCAAGGGACTGTTCGACGCCTACAGCAAGTGCGCCGACGACGCATGCCGGACCAAAGCGATCGCCGACTACAAGGCGGAGTCCGGCGGCGGCGACGACGACGACCTCGACTGGGACGACGACGATGGCGACCTGTAG
- the mvaD gene encoding diphosphomevalonate decarboxylase, protein MTAPGRATARACANIALVKYWGKRDAEHNLPAAPSLSLTLGALTTTTAVAFDPLLAADELVLDGRPAPAGRVSAVLDLVRARAGIDTRAHVTSVNDFPTASGLASSASAFAALAVAAAAAAGLDLPAADLSALARRGSGSAARSIFGGFVEMGDEFARPIDDATDWPVRMVIAVVGGGAAKPVSSRDAMTHCAETSPLYRAWLACVPGDLAAARDAIAARDLDALGRVAQASAMAMHAAALASRPSIRYWRPETLALLDAVDAIDGAYYTIDAGPHVKVLTSADRAESVAAALRAVQGVSHVLVSGPGGPARVVSTR, encoded by the coding sequence ATGACCGCGCCGGGCCGCGCGACCGCGCGCGCGTGCGCGAACATCGCGCTGGTCAAGTACTGGGGCAAGCGCGACGCCGAGCACAACCTGCCGGCCGCGCCGAGCCTGTCGCTCACGCTCGGCGCGCTCACGACGACCACCGCGGTCGCGTTCGACCCGCTGCTGGCGGCCGACGAGCTCGTGCTCGACGGCCGCCCCGCGCCGGCCGGCCGCGTGTCGGCGGTGCTCGACCTCGTGCGCGCCCGCGCCGGCATCGACACCCGCGCCCACGTCACCAGCGTCAACGACTTTCCGACCGCATCGGGCCTGGCGTCGTCCGCGTCCGCGTTCGCCGCGCTCGCCGTCGCCGCGGCGGCCGCCGCCGGCCTCGACCTGCCGGCCGCCGACCTGAGCGCCCTCGCGCGCCGCGGCAGCGGTTCGGCGGCGCGGTCGATCTTCGGCGGCTTCGTCGAGATGGGCGACGAGTTCGCCCGGCCGATCGACGACGCGACCGACTGGCCGGTGCGCATGGTGATCGCCGTCGTCGGCGGCGGCGCGGCCAAGCCGGTGTCGTCGCGCGATGCGATGACCCATTGCGCCGAGACGTCACCGCTGTACCGCGCGTGGCTCGCGTGCGTGCCGGGCGACCTCGCCGCCGCGCGCGACGCGATCGCCGCGCGCGACCTCGACGCGCTCGGCCGCGTCGCCCAGGCCAGCGCCATGGCCATGCACGCCGCCGCGCTCGCGTCGCGGCCGTCCATCCGCTACTGGCGCCCCGAAACCCTCGCCCTGCTCGACGCCGTCGACGCGATCGACGGCGCGTACTACACCATCGACGCGGGGCCGCACGTCAAGGTGTTGACGTCGGCCGACCGCGCCGAATCCGTCGCCGCCGCGCTGCGCGCGGTCCAAGGAGTGAGCCATGTCCTCGTCAGCGGCCCCGGTGGCCCCGCTCGTGTCGTCAGCACCCGGTAA
- a CDS encoding decaprenyl-phosphate phosphoribosyltransferase, with protein sequence MMPATASAILRTLRPRQWVKNAFVIAPLVFSRHLFDAAYAWRAAAATAAFCALSGAVYAFNDVRDVDQDRRHPLKRHRPIASGQLGERTALAVAAVLAAAALAVAAWLSIELLAVATAYGVANLAYSLRLKRIAFVDVAIIAAGFLLRVLGGAYAIHVPVSPWLLACTALLALMLGFGKRAHELAAAGDGATATRAALAGYSLRTLRAAMYALAAATTTAYALYTLDARTVAFFGTRHLVWTTPFPAIGIARFLSLSLWHPRDESPTDAILRDPLFLVNLAAWGATVLAIIY encoded by the coding sequence ATGATGCCGGCCACGGCCAGCGCAATCCTGCGGACGCTGCGGCCTCGCCAATGGGTCAAAAACGCGTTCGTGATCGCGCCACTGGTGTTTTCCCGGCACCTGTTCGACGCCGCGTACGCGTGGCGCGCGGCGGCCGCGACCGCCGCGTTTTGCGCGCTGTCCGGCGCGGTGTACGCGTTCAACGACGTCCGCGACGTCGACCAGGACCGCCGCCATCCGCTCAAGCGCCACCGGCCGATCGCGTCCGGTCAGCTCGGCGAGCGCACCGCCCTGGCGGTGGCGGCGGTGCTCGCGGCCGCGGCCCTCGCGGTCGCGGCGTGGCTGTCGATCGAACTGCTGGCCGTCGCGACCGCCTACGGCGTCGCCAACCTGGCCTACTCGCTCCGGCTCAAGCGCATCGCGTTCGTCGACGTCGCGATCATCGCGGCGGGGTTCTTGCTGCGCGTACTCGGCGGCGCCTACGCGATCCACGTGCCCGTGTCGCCGTGGCTGCTGGCGTGCACCGCGCTGCTGGCACTGATGCTCGGCTTCGGCAAGCGCGCGCACGAACTCGCGGCCGCCGGCGACGGCGCGACCGCCACGCGGGCCGCGCTCGCCGGCTACTCGCTGCGAACGCTGCGCGCGGCGATGTACGCGCTGGCCGCCGCGACGACTACCGCCTACGCCCTGTACACCCTCGACGCGCGCACGGTCGCCTTCTTCGGCACCCGCCACCTGGTGTGGACCACCCCGTTTCCGGCGATCGGCATCGCGCGATTCCTCAGCCTGTCGCTATGGCACCCGCGCGACGAGAGCCCGACCGACGCCATCCTGCGCGATCCGCTGTTCCTCGTGAACCTCGCCGCATGGGGCGCGACCGTGCTGGCGATCATCTATTGA
- a CDS encoding TRAP transporter small permease subunit, giving the protein MVRGAGARGVDRPARRPVLGRGTRPRGRPARRAACAQKCAPAVGEPATRSIGLAAVADQDAPRDTSPPRDRAPSHTGAANEPGWLSALLAIDRAIGRAEQVVVAALLAILIGVAVYQAILRNLFHESPAWTFEAIRYAVFFIALSGAALSAHTQQILRMDVLTRALSPRGRAIARIVTALFTVAMCAAFGYGGLRLRAAVATETDYEILSAADGALALPIAAALIAVHQIIRAVQIAAGLARGEVIEDDQAVH; this is encoded by the coding sequence GTGGTTCGCGGCGCAGGCGCGCGCGGTGTGGACCGACCTGCGCGGCGCCCTGTACTCGGCCGAGGAACTCGACCGCGCGGTCGCCCTGCGCGACGAGCTGCGTGCGCGCAAAAATGCGCGCCGGCCGTAGGCGAGCCCGCCACGCGTTCGATAGGATTAGCGGCAGTGGCCGACCAGGACGCACCCCGGGACACCTCCCCGCCGCGCGACCGTGCGCCGAGCCACACCGGCGCCGCGAACGAGCCGGGCTGGCTGAGCGCGCTGCTCGCAATCGACCGCGCGATCGGTCGCGCCGAGCAAGTCGTCGTCGCGGCGCTGCTCGCCATCCTGATCGGCGTCGCGGTCTACCAGGCGATCTTGCGCAACCTGTTTCACGAAAGCCCCGCGTGGACGTTCGAAGCGATCCGTTACGCGGTGTTCTTCATCGCGCTGTCGGGCGCCGCGCTGTCGGCGCACACCCAACAGATCCTTCGCATGGACGTGCTCACGCGCGCGCTGTCGCCGCGCGGACGGGCCATCGCGCGCATCGTGACGGCCCTGTTCACGGTGGCCATGTGTGCCGCCTTCGGCTACGGCGGATTGCGCCTGCGCGCCGCCGTCGCCACCGAAACCGATTACGAGATCCTGTCGGCGGCAGACGGCGCGCTCGCGTTGCCGATCGCGGCCGCCCTGATCGCCGTGCACCAGATCATCCGCGCCGTGCAGATCGCCGCCGGACTCGCCCGCGGTGAGGTGATCGAAGACGACCAGGCGGTGCACTGA
- a CDS encoding hydroxymethylglutaryl-CoA reductase, degradative, giving the protein MAGGSSRIPGFYRLDVRARRERLAARGGLDATALAALDTGGLDVEAADGMIENVVGTYALPLAVAPNFLVDGTDYVVPMAIEEPSVVAAAANAARMVRAGGGFVTRVSNPIMLGQVQVVDVPDPDAAARRIDAEANAILDRVRALAPRMVARGGGPVGLAARVLSRPGDPDGGVVVVHVRVDCRDAMGANAVNGIAEGIADDVARIAGGRVGLRILSNLADERLARVSARVPDDALGGAAVRSAIAAASRFAEMDPYRAATHNKGIMNGVDAVLVATAQDWRGVEAGAHAYAARTGRYAPLATWRDDGDALVGTLELPMPVGTVGGAVQAHPGAQLALRILGVRGARELAAVAAAAGLASNLAALRALATDGIQRGHMSLHARVVARAAGAGGDLVDRVAAELAASGEVKVDRARAIVRRLRKTDARATLPGEDLPEERP; this is encoded by the coding sequence ATGGCAGGTGGCTCCTCGCGCATCCCGGGCTTCTACCGCCTCGACGTGCGCGCGCGGCGCGAGCGGCTCGCCGCGCGAGGCGGCCTCGACGCGACCGCCCTGGCGGCGCTCGACACCGGCGGGCTGGACGTCGAAGCCGCCGACGGCATGATCGAAAACGTCGTCGGCACCTACGCGCTGCCCCTGGCGGTGGCGCCCAACTTTCTCGTCGACGGCACCGACTACGTGGTGCCGATGGCGATCGAGGAGCCGTCGGTCGTGGCGGCCGCCGCGAACGCGGCCCGCATGGTCCGAGCCGGCGGCGGCTTCGTCACGCGCGTGTCCAATCCGATCATGCTCGGCCAGGTCCAGGTCGTCGACGTGCCCGATCCCGACGCCGCCGCCCGCCGCATCGACGCGGAGGCCAACGCGATCCTCGACCGAGTGCGCGCGCTGGCGCCGCGCATGGTCGCGCGCGGCGGCGGCCCCGTCGGGCTGGCCGCGCGCGTGCTGTCGCGCCCGGGCGACCCGGACGGCGGCGTGGTCGTCGTCCACGTCCGCGTCGACTGCCGCGACGCCATGGGCGCCAACGCGGTCAACGGGATCGCCGAGGGGATCGCGGACGACGTCGCCCGGATCGCCGGCGGCCGCGTCGGCCTGCGCATCCTGTCGAACCTCGCCGACGAGCGGCTCGCGCGGGTGTCCGCGCGCGTGCCCGACGACGCGCTCGGCGGCGCCGCCGTGCGGTCCGCCATCGCCGCCGCGTCGCGGTTCGCCGAGATGGACCCGTACCGCGCCGCCACCCACAACAAGGGCATCATGAACGGGGTGGACGCGGTCCTCGTCGCCACCGCGCAGGACTGGCGCGGCGTCGAGGCCGGCGCGCACGCATACGCCGCGCGGACGGGCCGCTACGCGCCGCTGGCCACGTGGCGCGACGACGGTGACGCGCTCGTCGGCACGCTGGAACTGCCAATGCCGGTCGGGACCGTCGGCGGCGCCGTCCAGGCCCACCCGGGCGCCCAACTCGCGCTCCGTATCCTCGGCGTGCGCGGCGCGCGCGAGCTGGCCGCGGTGGCGGCCGCCGCCGGGCTCGCGAGCAACCTCGCCGCGCTGCGCGCGCTCGCGACCGACGGCATCCAGCGCGGCCACATGTCGCTGCACGCGCGGGTGGTCGCGCGCGCGGCCGGCGCCGGCGGCGATCTGGTCGACCGGGTGGCGGCCGAGCTGGCCGCATCCGGCGAGGTCAAGGTGGACCGCGCCCGCGCGATCGTTCGCCGCTTGCGCAAAACCGACGCGCGCGCCACTCTCCCCGGCGAGGACCTACCCGAGGAACGACCGTGA
- a CDS encoding squalene synthase HpnC: protein MRRGQGGPRPRDRSPLAQNRRARHSPRRGPTRGTTVIHRVAASKTKPWEATPLPAEPLELDACYRYCEALARARHHNFPVASVFVPTALRRHIFPLYAFARTADEFATEPEYEGRRARELDAWETRLEACFHGEPPDHPVFVALADTAARFDLPITPFQQLLAGFRMDLDVARYATVTDLLSYTAHAAAPLGHLLLYLGGYRDPALHRYATELAHGLAFASMWQDLRADLARGRLYVPAEDLRHFDVAEADLRAGRVTRALDALVRYEVARTRALFERARPLVDRIGPEFAIEVALMWHGGMRILDKIERAGGRVLVRRPALSQSDKAAVVLRALRWRGGALSHRGETLARWLGR, encoded by the coding sequence ATCCGGCGAGGTCAAGGTGGACCGCGCCCGCGCGATCGTTCGCCGCTTGCGCAAAACCGACGCGCGCGCCACTCTCCCCGGCGAGGACCTACCCGAGGAACGACCGTGATCCACCGCGTCGCCGCATCGAAGACCAAGCCGTGGGAGGCCACGCCGCTGCCGGCCGAGCCGCTCGAACTCGACGCCTGCTACCGCTACTGCGAGGCGCTGGCCCGCGCGCGCCACCACAACTTCCCGGTCGCGTCGGTGTTCGTGCCGACGGCGCTGCGCCGCCACATCTTCCCGCTGTACGCGTTCGCCCGCACCGCCGACGAGTTCGCGACGGAACCCGAGTACGAAGGGCGCCGCGCGCGCGAACTGGACGCGTGGGAGACGCGCCTCGAGGCGTGCTTTCACGGCGAGCCGCCCGACCACCCCGTGTTCGTCGCGCTCGCCGACACCGCCGCGCGGTTCGATCTGCCGATCACGCCGTTCCAGCAGCTGCTCGCCGGCTTCCGCATGGACCTGGACGTCGCGCGCTACGCGACCGTCACCGACCTGTTGAGCTACACGGCCCACGCGGCCGCGCCGCTCGGCCACCTCCTGTTGTACCTGGGCGGCTACCGCGACCCGGCGCTGCACCGCTACGCGACCGAACTCGCGCACGGGCTGGCGTTCGCGAGCATGTGGCAGGACCTGCGCGCCGACCTGGCGCGGGGGCGGCTGTACGTGCCGGCCGAGGACCTGCGCCACTTCGACGTGGCCGAGGCCGACCTGCGCGCCGGGCGCGTCACCCGGGCGCTCGACGCGCTCGTGCGCTACGAGGTCGCCCGCACCCGCGCTCTGTTCGAGCGCGCCCGCCCGCTGGTGGACCGGATCGGCCCGGAGTTCGCGATCGAGGTCGCGCTCATGTGGCACGGCGGGATGCGCATCCTCGACAAGATCGAGCGCGCGGGCGGCCGCGTGCTCGTGCGGCGGCCGGCGCTGTCGCAGTCCGACAAGGCCGCCGTCGTGCTGCGCGCCCTGCGCTGGCGCGGCGGCGCGCTGTCGCACCGCGGCGAGACGCTCGCCCGCTGGCTGGGCCGGTAA
- a CDS encoding type 2 isopentenyl-diphosphate Delta-isomerase, translated as MTHPHRRLRRCAAASPTPSPARWTATALVSTPGLASSSTFHHRAAACSASLRAPTPPRCGRHCAAAAAARSSTCSCGPPPAAVTACWTRSTRRPTPPCARSATDWGTPPGSRSARPRERRPRRARPAGRARAACPSAPRRAARAPPTRGVDRAHRRLAAQTDRPAAAGRRRDGATGVGAFGRLRRRATTARVGHKPAIARRKADHIAVAASGAADFRARTTLLEQVHLIHEALPERALADVDLSVELAGRRLSAPVVVSGMTGGTDEAGAINRDLARVAQQLGIAFGVGSQRAMAEHPELEPTFRVRDAAPDVVLIGNLGAVQARALGPDRVAELARRIGADAMAIHLNPAMELVQAGGDRDFSGLVATIAELAGALPVPLIVKETGCGLSPRAAAACASIGVRTVDVSGAGGTSWVAVEQRRAAAGSDAAALGDELWDWGVPTAVSVVACARAGLDVIATGGLRSGLDVARALALGATAGGLAAPVLRAYMAGGVPGARRYLERVIASVRAVALLSGCGAARDLARAPRHLGAELRAWLDDLGLASAAEASRG; from the coding sequence ATGACACACCCACATCGGCGCTTGCGGCGTTGCGCAGCGGCATCGCCGACGCCGTCGCCCGCGCGATGGACGGCGACGGCCCTCGTTTCGACTCCGGGTTTGGCTTCCAGTTCGACTTTTCACCATCGCGCCGCCGCGTGTTCCGCTTCGCTTCGCGCGCCGACGCCGCCGCGCTGCGGTCGGCACTGCGCCGCCGCGGCGGCCGCGAGGTCGTCGACCTGTTCTTGCGGCCCGCCGCCGGCGGCGGTGACAGCCTGCTGGACGCGCTCGACGCGGCGGCCGACGCCGCCCTGCGCGAGATCCGCGACCGACTGGGGTACTCCGCCGGGATCGCGGTCCGCACGACCGCGTGAACGCCGGCCGCGGCGCGCGCGCCCAGCCGGGCGCGCTCGCGCGGCGTGCCCGAGCGCGCCCCGCCGCGCGGCGCGCGCACCGCCGACTCGCGGCGTCGACCGCGCGCACCGCCGACTCGCGGCGCAGACCGACCGCCCCGCCGCAGCCGGGCGGCGTCGCGACGGCGCGACCGGTGTGGGCGCGTTCGGCCGGCTGCGGCGGCGTGCTACAACCGCGCGCGTGGGACACAAGCCCGCCATCGCGCGCCGCAAGGCGGACCACATCGCCGTCGCGGCCAGCGGCGCGGCCGACTTTCGCGCGCGCACGACGCTGCTCGAGCAGGTCCACCTGATCCACGAGGCGCTCCCGGAGCGCGCCCTGGCCGACGTCGACCTGTCCGTCGAACTCGCCGGCCGGCGCCTGTCGGCCCCCGTGGTCGTCAGCGGCATGACCGGTGGCACGGACGAGGCCGGCGCGATCAACCGCGACCTGGCGCGCGTCGCGCAGCAGCTCGGGATCGCGTTCGGCGTCGGCTCGCAGCGAGCGATGGCGGAGCACCCGGAACTCGAGCCGACGTTCCGCGTGCGCGACGCGGCGCCGGACGTCGTGCTGATCGGCAACCTCGGCGCGGTCCAGGCGCGCGCGCTCGGGCCGGACCGCGTGGCCGAGCTGGCCCGGCGCATCGGCGCGGACGCCATGGCGATCCACCTGAATCCGGCGATGGAGCTGGTGCAAGCCGGCGGCGACCGCGACTTCTCCGGCCTCGTCGCGACGATCGCGGAGCTGGCCGGCGCGCTGCCGGTTCCGCTGATCGTCAAGGAGACCGGCTGCGGCCTGTCGCCGCGCGCGGCCGCCGCGTGCGCGTCCATCGGAGTCCGCACGGTCGACGTGTCCGGCGCGGGCGGCACGTCGTGGGTCGCCGTCGAGCAGCGCCGCGCCGCCGCCGGCAGCGACGCGGCCGCGCTCGGCGACGAGTTGTGGGACTGGGGCGTACCCACCGCGGTGAGCGTCGTCGCGTGCGCGCGCGCCGGCCTCGACGTGATCGCCACTGGCGGACTGCGGTCCGGACTCGACGTGGCGCGCGCGCTCGCCCTCGGCGCGACCGCCGGCGGCCTCGCCGCGCCAGTGCTGCGCGCGTACATGGCCGGCGGCGTGCCCGGCGCGCGCCGCTACCTGGAGCGCGTGATCGCGTCGGTGCGCGCCGTCGCGCTGCTGTCCGGCTGCGGCGCGGCGCGCGACCTGGCGCGCGCACCGCGCCACCTGGGCGCCGAGCTGCGGGCGTGGCTGGACGACCTGGGCCTCGCTTCGGCCGCGGAGGCGTCGCGCGGATGA